One window of the Periophthalmus magnuspinnatus isolate fPerMag1 chromosome 6, fPerMag1.2.pri, whole genome shotgun sequence genome contains the following:
- the LOC117372753 gene encoding cAMP-regulated phosphoprotein 19-like, giving the protein MSGEEETMTVEEQQEVNDKVVSPEKAEEAKLKARYPNLGAKPGGSDLLRKRLQKGQKYFDSGDYNMAKAKMKNKQLPLAPVEKTEITGGHIPTPQDLPQRKTSIVASKLAG; this is encoded by the exons ATGTCCGGGGAAGAAGAGACAATGaccgtggaggagcagcag GAAGTCAACGACAAAGTGGTCAGCCCGGAGAAAGCTGAGGAGGCCAAGCTGAAAGCCAGGTATCCTAACCTAGGAGCCAAGCCTGGAGGATCGGATCTGCTTAGGAAACGACTTCAGAAGGGG CAAAAGTATTTCGACTCTGGTGACTACAACATGGCCAAGGCAAAGATGAAGAACAAGCAGTTACCATTGGCCCCTGTGGAGAAGACTGAGATCACAGGAGGACACATTCCCACACCTCAGGACCTGCCTCAGAGAAAGACTTCTATTGTAGCAAGCAAACTGGCTGGTTAA